A single window of Microplitis demolitor isolate Queensland-Clemson2020A chromosome 7, iyMicDemo2.1a, whole genome shotgun sequence DNA harbors:
- the LOC103576846 gene encoding protein C19orf12 homolog: protein MLACNDSELLDAVCNINKIKSLNVAINSSMKSGLLVGVGATIGGLLLGPRGIAIGSLLGGLGTSYAQHGNFRSVSDILKNDLTQAQRTDLVSSLRNLLTMKNVITLAMLMTDKGLQDCILMLIRTFLKKIFNYEI from the exons atgCTTGCGTGCAATGATTCAGAATTACTAGATGcagtatgtaatataaataaaataaaatcattgaatgTTGCTATTAATTCATCTATGAAATCTGGACTACTTGTTGGAGTCGGTGCTACTATTGGAGGCCTTCTTCTTGGTCCTCGTGGTATTGCTATTG GAAGTTTGTTAGGTGGTTTGGGAACTTCTTATGCGCAGCATGGAAATTTTAGATCTGtttctgatattttaaaaaatgatctcACTCAAGCACAGAGAACAGATTTGGTATCGTCATTACGAAACTTATTAACAATGAAAAACGTTATAACATTGGCTATGTTGATGACAGACAAAGGTCTTCAAGATTGCATCTTGATGCTGATtcgtacatttttaaaaaaaatattcaattatgaaatctga